CGCCGCTGTACTCGGAGTGCCGCGACAACCCGGCCGTCCAACGCCGATGCTCGAACGGTCCGCGCTGCGGATCGGGCAACCAGTGATCGTTACCGAGCACCAGCGCACCCGTGGGACCGCGTGCGGCGGCGTGCAGCGGCCCCTCGCTGCCGTCCGGGCGGAAGCCCACCCCCAGCAGCTTGCCGTCGTGGACCTGCCGGTTCCACGTCCCGACCGCACCGCCGATCGGATCAGTCCCTCGGCACAGTGAGCGCCACTGCCCGGCCAGCGAGCCCGCCAGGGAGCGCTGCGCCTCGTGGCCGAGAAAGCCGGGAAATCCGCGAGCGTACGCCCACTGCAGCTGTGAACCGGCCGTGACCAGGCCGACCCGTTCGTGGTCCTGTTCGTCGAGCCTGCCGAGCAACCTGGCCGCGGCGACGGAGACGAGCAGGCTGCCCTGGCTGTGACCGGACAACACCACGCGGGTGTTCGGGTCCGCCAGGTGTTCACACGCCCGGTCGACCAGTTCGGGGATCACCTTCAGCGCGTAGCACGGCGGCACGATCGGATGAGAATCCCGCGGCCAGAACAGGGTCAGATCGCACAGCAGACTCAACTGCCGCCCCGCGTTCGGACGACGAACCGCCAGGTGAACCATCCGCAGCAGCGTCGCCACCAGGGTCGCGAGTGCTCCCACGCCCAGCAGCAGCAACCAACGTCCCCAGAAGGGAGGTTCGGGGCCACCGAGGCGCAGCACCAGAGCCAGGACCGCTCCCACCGTCAGGGCACCCGCCAGCAGCAGCACCAGCCGATGCCCGTGGCTGCGTTGCAGCTCGGCCCATTTCCACGCGCGTTCGGCGCTGCGTTGATCCGCGGGGCGCCCGGCGTGCAGCAGCTCCACCTCGGGGGATACCCCGTCCGTACGGATCGCGCGCCACCAGCGCAACCACACCCACGGCACCCCGACGAGCCCCGCGAGTACGAGCACGGCCGTCGCCGCCCCCCACAACAGCGTCACGGTGTCGTAGGAAACCGGTAGCAGCAGATCCGTACCGAGCGCCTGCCGCGCACTCAGCGTCAGACCCGCACCGAAACCCGCGCCGAGCAGGCACGCGATCAGCAGTACCGGGGCGGCGAACCAGCCACCGGCCCACGGGCGCAGTCTCGACGGGAGGCGACGCCACGAGCGACGAGCCAGCAACGCGGCTGGTAGCAGCAGCACCCCGATACAGCCGCACAGTGCCAGCAGGCCGAGAGTCAGCGAGTCGGTCACCGGTCCCGAGCCGGGGAGCGGGCCGGACATGTGGGCCGGGAAGAGCGCTGTGAGCAGCAACAGCAGCCCGCTCGTGCCCAGCAGCAGGATTCGCGCGTAGTGTCCCACCAGCGGGTGCACGGAGCGTCGGAAACCGCTCTCGGACTCTCCCGAACCGGTCGGATCGTCCAGCAGCAACGTTCCCAGCACGCACAGCGCGGTTACGGCCGCTGCCGCCATCCAGCGCGGGTCAGTGGCGGCGGTCGGTCCGCCGAGAGCCAGCAGCACCACCGTGCATAGCGCGGCCACCGCGTGCAGCGTCCGCAGGGCGGGGGTGCTCGGATCGCGCACCACTCCGGCCCCCGGCAGTCTCGGTGCCTGCGCGCTGTGCTCGTTCCCGGCACCACTCGGGTTCCGAACCCGCCAGGACATCGCGGACAGGCGGTACATGCCGAACACGGCGGCCACCACGAAGAGCAGAGCAGGAACCGAACGCAGCGGTTCGAACGTACGCAGCTCGTCGGGGACGGTGCTCAGACACCCTGTCCCCGCGCGCAGGCACTGGGCCGCCACCAGATCCAGGCTCAGCACGGTCAGCTGTGCGGTGAACAGCATCGTCAGCAGCAGCCCCGCCAGGCGCAGCCCCGCGCGGAGCAGCGCTCCCAGCGAGCGCGACCAGTGGCTGTCCCGGTCGACCGGCGGCAGCATCCAGTGTGCCAGGTTAGCCAGCGCGAACGGGAACAGCAGTGCCCACAGCGCCTTGCCGCGTCCGGAGGTCATACCGCCCCAGACGTACCCCTCGACCGAACGAGGGACGGTTCGTTCCCCCGCGGTGAGGTCGGGCCCCGGGATCGGGCGCAGCAGTCGGTCAGCGGGGCTGACGATTCGTCCGGTGCCGTCGCCTGCCACGTCCACCGAAGCCACCGAATCGGTCAGCTCCCGCGGTTCCGTCCCGAGGACGCCGTGTACCCGCAGCTCGACCACGCGAGTGTCCGGCCCGGGTACGTGCACTGTTCCTCCTGTGGGTCGGTGCGGTGCGGGGGAGTCCGCTTTTCCGCGGAGTTCGCGAGTCCACTCACGACGGAAGAGCGGCTCCCGCCTCGGTCCTGTGGGAGCTGATTCTCCCGGTTAGATTGTCTCTTCTCGACGGTCTTGTCGCGACCTACTTCCCGGAAATCCTTTCATCGATACTTTCCCGTCGTCCGGAAGAGGCGTGCGGCCGGGTGGCCCACGCGGTCGCTACTCCGGTGGATGGACTGCGTAGGGTTCGCATCATGGGGCGACTGATCGTGATCGAAGGGCTGGACGGCGCGGGAAAGCAGACGCTGACCGACTCGTTGAGCGGCGAGCTGACGGCCAGGGGGCTGTCGGTGGGCCGCGCGGCCTTTCCGCGCTACGGCCAGGACGTGCACGCCGATCTCGTCGCCGAGGCGTTGCGGGGCGCGCACGGCGACCTAGCCGAGTCCGTGTACGGCATGGCCGTGCTCTACGCACTGGACCGGCAGCGCGCCGCGGAGTGGCTGCGAGCACGGCTCGCCGAACACGACGTGCTGTTGCTCGACCGGTACGTGGCCTCCAACGCCGCCTACGGGGCGGCCCGGTTGTGGCAGCACGCCGACGGTGAGTTCGTATCCTGGGCCTACCAGCTCGAGGTCACCCGATTCGGACTGCCGGAGCCGGAACTGCAGATCCTGCTCCGCGTGCCCGGTGAAGTCGCCGCGGAGCGGGCCGAACGCAGGGAACGATCCGGCACGGCGGACGGCAGGGACATGTTCGAGTCGGACTCGGGACTGCAGGACCGCTGTGCGGCGGTTTACCTGGAACTCGCCGAGATGTCGTGGTGGTCCCCCTGGCACGTGGTGGACGACGCCGCCACCACGGATCCGGCGGGACTGGCCGACCACGTGCTCGCGTAACCTACTCCACCGTAGTGCTCCGTTTGGCGGTACCATAGCCCTGGCGCTGGGCAATGATCCGACGACCTGCGGTGATGAGTACCGGGTGGTGCTTGCCCCCGTGGTGCAAAGTGCAACCATGTGGGGCATGAAGTCACGCGTGCTCGTGGTGGACGACGACCCTGCCCTGGCGGAGATGCTGACCATCGTACTCCGCGGTGAAGGGTTCGATACCGCCGTCGTCAACGACGGCACCAAGGCGATGCCCGCGCTGCGTGAACTCAAACCCGATCTGGTGTTGCTCGACCTGATGTTGCCGGGCATGAACGGCATCGACGTGTGCAAGGCCATTCGTGCCGAATCGATGGTCCCCGTCGTCATGCTCACCGCGAAGAGTGACACCGTTGACGTCGTCCTCGGCCTGGAGTCCGGTGCCGACGACTACATCGTCAAACCGTTCAAGCCGAAGGAGCTGGTGGCACGGCTGCGGGTGCGGCTGCGCCGCACGGAGGCGGAACCCGCCGAAGTGCTCTCCATCGGTGACCTTACGGTCGACGTCCCCGGGCACGAGGTCACGCGCGACGGAGTTCCGATCTCGCTGACGCCGTTGGAGTTCGACCTGCTGGTCGCGCTCGCGCGCAAGCCCCGCCAGGTTTTCACCCGTGAGGTGTTACTCGAGCAGGTGTGGGGCTACCGGCACGCGGCCGACACCCGGTTGGTCAACGTACACGTACAGCGACTCCGGTCGAAGATCGAGAAGGATCCGGAGCACCCGGAGGTCGTACTGACGGTTCGGGGCGTCGGGTACAAGGCCGGGCCGCCATGATCGCCGAACACGATGATTGTCTCGACACGGCAGGACGGACGGGGTGAACGGTGAGCAGCCTCGTGCCGGCGCCGAGCGCTCCTTCCCGGCCCGGCTCCGGGATGACGTCCGCAGGCGCTGGCACTGGTTCGAATCGACCTGGCGCCGCTCGATGCAGCTGCGTGTCGTCGTCAGCACCCTGGCGCTGTCCTCGGCCGTGGTCTTCGTACTGGGGATGGTGCTGCAGACGCAGATCACCAACAGACTGCTGCAGAACAAGGAGGACGCCGCGGTCCGGCAGGTCGAGCAGAACCTGCCGATCCTGGAGTACCAGCTGACGGCGGTCGATCCCAATTCCGGCGATGTCGACGAGCAGCTGGAAGCCGCGCTGAACCAGCTGACCACCAGCACCGCCGACAATACCGAGACCGACTCGTTCGCCGGGAACTACGAGCCCGCCCTGGTGGACGGCCAAGCCATCACCGAGAACGGTGAACAACCTTCCGCGGGGCCGATCGACAGCGTTCCGAACTCGCTGCGCAAGCTCGTCAAGGAGGACAACCTGGCGAGTAAGATCGAGACGGTCAGGCGCGACGGCGAGTCGGTCACCATGCTCATCATCGGCAGCCCGGCCGGAACCGCCACCCGACCGTTGCAGGCCTATTTCCTGTTCCCACTGGAGTCGGAGCGCAAAACACTGGGACTGGTGCAGAGCACCCTGCTGGTGGGCGGTCTGGTGCTGCTCGTGCTGCTCGGCGCCATCACCAATCTCGTCACCCGGCAGGTGGTGCGTCCCGTCCGGCAGGCCGCCCACACCGCCGAGCGGCTGGCCGCGGGCAATCTCGACGAACGGATGCGGGTCATCGGCGAGGACGACATGGCCCGGCTCGCGGACTCGTTCAACGAGATGGCCGACAGTCTCAAGCAGCAGATTCAGCAGCTCGAGGAGTTCGGCCAACTCCAGCGGCGCTTCACCTCGGACGTCTCGCACGAGCTGCGTACCCCGCTGACCACCGTGCGGATGGCCGCGGATGTGCTGCACGCCTCCCGCGACGATCTGCCGGACGGACTGGAGCGCTCCGCCGAGCTGCTCGTCGACGAGCTCGACAGGTTCGAGTCGCTGCTCGGTGATCTGCTGGAGATATCCCGGCTCGACGCCGGAGTCGCCGACCTGGCCACCGAGTCGCTCGACGTGCCGGATCTGGTGCGGCGTGTCATGGATTCGTTGCTGCCCATCGCCAGGACCGGCGGAGTCGAGCTGCGTGGCGACTTCCCCGTCGAGGAGGTTCACATCCTCGCGGACGCCCGGCGAATCGAACGCATCGTGCGAAACCTGGTCGCCAACGCCGTCGACCACGCGGAGGGCAGGCCGGTGGACATCAACTTCGCCGCGGACGACCGCTCGGTGGCGGTCACCGTGCGCGACTACGGTGTCGGACTGCGCCCCGGTGAGGCCGAACTCGTGTTCACCAGGTTCTGGCGCGCCGATCCCTCGCGGGATCGACAGACCGGCGGTACGGGCCTCGGACTCTCCATCGCGGCCGAGGACGCTCGGCTGCACGGTGGCTGGCTCGACGCCTGGGGCGAACCCGGCAAGGGGTCCTGCTTCCGGCTCACCCTGCCGCGCGACTCGGGCGACCGGGTGGACACGAGCCCGTTGTCGCTGCCGAGCACCCGCAGTATCGCCGCCCCCGAAGCACTGCTGGCCGTACCCGGGGACGCGACGGACAACGGTTCCACCCCCTCGGACGAGGGGTACGACCAAAACGATCAGGGACCGACCTGGAGCTCCGGTCCCGGCGAGCAGGAGAAACGATGACGTTGCGATGGCGGCTCGCTCGAGCGGTGACTCTGCTGCTGGTGCTGTCCGTTCCGGTCACCGGCTGTGCCTCGATACCGGAGGAGACCAATGCCGGCGTGATCCGACAGGTCGAGGAAGCTCCCGAGACCAGCACCGAGGCCCAGCCACCATCCGAGAACCTCAACGACACGGACCTCGTCCGCAGTTTCCTGGAGGCCACCGCGGAGCCCGCCAACGACTACGCGGCGGCCCGGCTGCACCTGACCGAGCAGGCGGCCGACTCGTGGCAGGTTCCCTCGGAACGGTTCATCGTAAACAGCGTCAACACCGTGCCGAAGTCGGAGCCGGAAACCGCCGACTCCGTCAGGATCGTCGGCCTGGACTTGCACCAGCTCGGCAAGCTGCGGAAGGACCAGTCCTACGTTCCGGAGGAGAAGGACCTCAGTCTGCGGGTCAAGGTCCGGCAGCGTTCCGACGGGCAGTGGCGGATAGTCGATCCGCCTCGCAAGCTGCTGGTCGCCAGCGACGCCTTCAAGTCCCACTACCGGGCCGTATCGGTCTACTTCCTGGATCACCAGCGCGAGGGGGTGATCCCCGACATCCGGTGGGTGCGGCAGAACCCGAAGAGCACACTGCCCTCGCGGGTCATCAGCCTGTTGCTGTCGGGCCCCTCCGAGGGCTTCGACCTGGCGATGAAGACCGCCATACCGGAGGACACCACCACGGCGAGCAACGTGAGCGAGACCGATGACGGTGCGCTGCTCGTCAATCTACGCGACCTCGGCGATCTGAGCGGCAAGAAGAAGCGGCTGATCGCCGCCCAAGTGGTGCTGACGCTGCGCGGTGTCCGAACCGCCCGGGTGGAACTGCGGGACGAGGGCGCGTCGTTGCTGTCGAACACCGAGGTGCTGCGTCCCTCCGACGTGAGCGAGTACGAGCAGCAGAACGAGGCTCCCCGGGACGTGAAGCCACTCGCGGTGGTCGACGAGAAACTGCTGGTGTTCAGCGAGGACTCCCCCCAGGTACCCGGCCCCGCGGGCAACGGGAGCTACCGGATCACTACCGCCGCTCGTTCCGACGACGGTTCCCGAGTGGCCGCTGTGGTGCGTCGCGATGACAGCGGAGTCGAGCTGCGCGTGGGCGCGTACGGCGAGGAGCTGCGGAGACTCGGGATTCGAGGCAATTTCATGAGCAGGCCGACCTGGCGCAGTGAATCCGAGTTCTGGACCGTCGTCAACGGCGAACGGGTGATGCGGGCTACCCGCGACGAGAACGGCTCCTGGTCGGTCAGCCGGATCGACGCGAGCGACTTCCCCGGTGAGGGGAATATCGAAGCCCTGCGGATCTCCCGAGGTGGTACCCGGCTCGCCGCCGTCGTCGACGGGCGAATAGTCGTCGCCGGTATAGCGGGCGGCGACTCGGACGTGTCGCTGCAAGAGCCCGTGACGCTGAGCGGTGGCACGGGGGATTCCGAGATCAAGGGGGTCGACTGGCTCACCGGCGACTCGCTGGTGGCCATCACCGGTAGGGACGGTCAGCCCGTGGTCAGGGTTTCGGTCGACGGTTTCAACTGGGACTCCTATCGATCCTCCAATCTGCGCAACCCCAAAATGGTGACCGTGGGGCCGGACCAACGGGTCATAGTCGCCGACGATTCCTACCTCTGGCAGGCCAAGGATCTGTCCGATTACTGGGAAGTGCTGCGGGACATCCCGATCGGGGCGTCCTCGAAACCCTTCTACCCGGGGTGATCGAGGTTCTCCGGTCGGCCCGGTCGGCGGTTGGCATGCCCGTGCGCCCGATCCGTACGGACAGTGCGTGTCCGTACGGACAGTGCGTGCGGACGACACGCCGAGCCGTCGGTGGCGGGGCGACCCGGCACCGGCCCACGCCGAGTCAACCTCGGCGGCGTGTCATTCGATCGATACTCCCTCGCGGGCGTCCCGTCGGGGCTGGTGGATCTGCTGCTGCCATTGCGCTGTGCGGGCTGCGGTCTTGCCGGTGCCGTGCTCTGCGCCGAGTGCGACATGCGGTTCCACGAGCCGCGCGTGATCCGTCCTCCCGCGCTGTTCCGGGAACCGCCGATTCACGCCTTGGCTCGTTATCGCGGTCGGGTGCGTACGACGCTGCTGGCCTACAAGGAGGGCGGTCGTCGTGACCTGGAGAGGCCACTGGGAAATCACGTGGCCGCCGCCGTCCGGGCCGTTCTCGCCGCATCCGGCTCGATCATCGAAACCGACTCGCCCCGTCTGGTGCCGGCCCCGTCGAGGGACGCGGCCGTGCGACGCAGGGGCAGAGCGCACCTGGCGCGACTCACCCACCGCGCGGAGCGGAGGTTGCCCGGCTTGTGCACGGCGGACTGCCTTCGGTTGAGTCCACGAGTGCGCGATTCGGTGGGGTTGGACAGCGGACGGCGCTTCGAGAATCTGCGTGGCGGGGTGCTGTCACGGCCCGGTCGTCTGCCGCCGCCGGGTACTCCCGTGCTGCTGCTCGACGACGTCCTCACCACCGGTGCCACGGTGCTCAACTGCCTACGAACGCTCTCCGAGGCCGAGCTTCCGGTGGTGGCCGTCCTGGTGCTGGCGAGCGCTTGCCGGGAGTCCTGACCGGCCCGTGTGCGCCCCGGTGTCCGGAGCATCCCGTTGCCCACCCCGGGTGCGTCCCGCGAGGCGAACCGGATTCCGCCCCGACGGGAACCGATGGTTTGTCTCATACGTTTGCCGGGTATACGCGGATGGCCGTACCGCCCGGCGCGGGCACGGTGCGGACGTCCGGGTACAGGTCCGAAAGGGCGAGCACGGGACGCGGCCGTGCTACTGCTGTCGTCGGGACCGGCCCTGCGCCGGGCGGAGGTGTGTCATTGCGAACCCGGGACCATGCCAGTTACACAGGGTGCCCGATTGACTTCACCCGACTCGGGGGGTGTCACAACTCCGCAACGCGAGCTAACGTGCGTTCCCATCAAGCCGTTTTCCGGCAGTGGAATGAGGTGAGGCAGTGATGACCCTGACGCCGGAAACGAGCTGAGCACGCTCACTCCGGTGTCGCCGTGATCGTCATTCACGGAAGCACGCTGAGCAACGGAGGTCGTGAATGGACATCGTCGTCAAGGGCCGCAACGTCGAGGTGCCCACGCATTACCAGCAGCACGTCGACGAGAAGCTGAGCCGCCTCGACCGTTACGACAGGAAGGCCATGCGGGCCGACGTGGAGCTCCGGCACGAGCGTAATCCACGCCAGGCGAAGAACTGCCAGCGGGTCGAAATCACTCTCAAGGGACGCGGACCGGCCGTACGAGCCGAGGCCAGCGCGGTCGATTTCTACGCCGCCCTGGACGCCGCGTCGACGAAGCTGGAGAACCGGCTACGCAAGATGCACGACCGCCGGAAGGTGCACTACGGTCGGCGCAACCCCCGTTCGGTGGCGGAGGCCACCGCCGCGATGGCGGATCGTCCGGTCGCCGTCGCCGGTGCCGGTGGCACGACCGGCGGCCGCACACGCACGACACTCCTGGAACCGCCGGCCGACCAGCTGCGACACGACAGCGCGGAGGGGAACAGCACCGTGAGCGACAGCGCCGTGAGCAATCAGCGGGCTTCCCGGACAACCGAACCTCCCGCGGGCGGCGCCGGATTCCCGCAACAGCGTGAGGAAAGCAGCGACTACGAACCCGGTCGAATCGTCCGCGAGAAGGAACACCCCGCCACACCGATGACCGTGGACCAAGCCCTCTACGAGATGGAGTTGGTGGGACACGACTTCTACCTGTTCTTCGACGCGGAAGCCGACAAGCCCAGCGTGGTTTACCGTCGCAGGGGATTCGACTACGGAGTGATCAGACTGGCCTGACCCGGGTGGTCCTCGCGGCTACTCCAGCCGTACCGATTTGGTACGGACCATAACCATCGTGGCCGTCCGCCGCGTACCGTGGTGCGCGGGGACGGCCACGTCTGTGGTTCGACGCAGCCGACGGCGGCCAGATTCCCCCTGCCACCGCACGATCGGGTGTGGCGGGAACACACGTGCGTGCCGGAAACGTTCGTGGTCCGTGGCCACTTCCGGCGTTCGCGCAGTGAGCATCGTCCGACGGTGCCTGAGCGAACCGTGCGGAGGTGGGCTTCTAATACTATGGCCGTAAAGCGTCCGTGACGGGCGCGTCACGATCAGCAAGTGAGGTCGACCGGATGGTCCTGTCCCGACTGCTCCGCGCTGGCGAAGGTAAGATGCTCAAGCGTCTGCGTTCCATCGCGGCGCACATCAACGAGCTCGAAGACGACACGGTCGCGCTGTCCGATGACGAGCTGCGGGCCAAGACCGATGAGTTCAAGGGCCGTTACGCCGACGGCGAGCAGCTGGACAAGCTCCTGCCCGAGGCCTTCGCGGTCGCTCGTGAGGGTGCCAGGCGAACGCTCGGCAACCGGCACTTCGACGTTCAGCTCATGGGCGGTGCCGCGCTGCACTTCGGTCAGATAGCCGAGATGAAAACCGGTGAGGGCAAGACGCTCACCTGCGTGCTGCCCGGCTATCTCAACGCGATCACACGCAACAGCGTCCACGTCATCACGGTCAACGACTACCTGGCCAAACGTGACTCGGAGTGGATGGGCCGAATATATCGTTTCCTCGGCATGGAAGTCGCCGCCATCACGGCCGACATGTCCCCCGAGCAGCGCAGGGACGCCTACAACTGTGACGTCATCTACGGCACCAACAACGAGTTCGGCTTCGACTACCTGCGCGACAACATGGCCTGGAGCCTGGCCGAGTGCGTCCAGCGCGACCACAACTTCGCGATCGTCGACGAGGTCGACTCGATCCTCATCGACGAGGCCAGGACCCCGCTGATCATCTCCGGGCCCGCCGACCAGTCCTCCCGCTGGTACCAGGAGTTCGCGCGGCTGGCTCCGATGCTGACCCGCGACGAGCACTACGAGGTCGACGAGCGCAAGCGCACCATCGGTGTCACCGAGGAAGGCGTCGACATCATCGAGGACCAGCTCGGGATCGACAACCTCTACGAGGCCGCGAACACCCCGCTGGTCGGATATCTCAACAACGCGCTCAAGGCCAAGGAGCTCTACCGCAGGGACAAGGACTACATCGTTCGCAACGGTGAAGTGGCCATCGTCGACGAGTTCACGGGGCGCGTGCTGCACGGACGCCGTTACAACGAGGGCATGCACCAGGCGATCGAGGCCAAGGAAGGCGTCGAGATCCAGGCCGAGAACCAGACCCTGGCCACGATCACGCTGCAGAACTACTTCCGGCTCTACGACAAGCTCGCCGGTATGACCGGTACGGCCCAGACGGAGGCCGCCGAGTTCCAGAGCACCTACAAGCTCGGTGTGGTATCGATCCCCACCAACGAGCCGATGGTCCGGCAGGACCAGCCCGACCTGATCTACAAGAGCGAAGAGGCCAAGTTCGCCGCCGTCGCCGAGGACATCGAGGAACGGCACGGTAACGGACAGCCGGTGCTGGTCGGCACGACCAGCGTCGACCGATCGGAGTACCTGGCGAAGCTGCTCACCAAGCGCGGTGTTCCGCACAGCGTGCTCAACGCCAAGCACCACGAGTCCGAAGCGGGCATCATCGCCGAGGCGGGCCGCAGGGGCGCGGTGACCGTGGCCACCAACATGGCCGGTCGTGGTACCGACATCGTGCTCGGCGGCAACGTCGACCACCTGGCCGACAGCGAGCTGCGCAAGCGGGGCCTCGATCCGGTCGACAACCGGGAGGACTACGAGGCCGAGTGG
This portion of the Actinopolyspora lacussalsi genome encodes:
- a CDS encoding preprotein translocase subunit SecA (product_source=KO:K03070; cath_funfam=1.10.3060.10,3.40.50.300; cog=COG0653; ko=KO:K03070; pfam=PF01043,PF07516,PF07517; smart=SM00957; superfamily=52540,81886; tigrfam=TIGR00963), whose amino-acid sequence is MLKRLRSIAAHINELEDDTVALSDDELRAKTDEFKGRYADGEQLDKLLPEAFAVAREGARRTLGNRHFDVQLMGGAALHFGQIAEMKTGEGKTLTCVLPGYLNAITRNSVHVITVNDYLAKRDSEWMGRIYRFLGMEVAAITADMSPEQRRDAYNCDVIYGTNNEFGFDYLRDNMAWSLAECVQRDHNFAIVDEVDSILIDEARTPLIISGPADQSSRWYQEFARLAPMLTRDEHYEVDERKRTIGVTEEGVDIIEDQLGIDNLYEAANTPLVGYLNNALKAKELYRRDKDYIVRNGEVAIVDEFTGRVLHGRRYNEGMHQAIEAKEGVEIQAENQTLATITLQNYFRLYDKLAGMTGTAQTEAAEFQSTYKLGVVSIPTNEPMVRQDQPDLIYKSEEAKFAAVAEDIEERHGNGQPVLVGTTSVDRSEYLAKLLTKRGVPHSVLNAKHHESEAGIIAEAGRRGAVTVATNMAGRGTDIVLGGNVDHLADSELRKRGLDPVDNREDYEAEWPAVVDKIKEQAESEADEVREAGGLYVLGTERHESRRIDNQLRGRSGRQGDPGESRFYLSLGDELMRRFNANMVETVMTRLKVPDDVPIEHKMVTRAIRSAQTQVEQQNMEIRKNVLKYDEVLNQQRSVIYTERRRVLEGEDLREQVEHMIEDVISAYVKGATSEGYAEDWDLQQLWTALKSLYPISIHWEDIAEEDGDLSSKKVNDAVIADAKRAYDAREAEIEEMVGEGGMRELERRVVLSVLDRKWREHLYEMDYLKEGIGLRAMAQRDPLLEYRREGFDMFNAMLEALKEESVGYLFNVHVEAADPEEPAEPSVPVSVSQSSGGDGVAAEDGQAAAKPSSKRGKNSRAAGPALSQLGSQQDEQSQVPAALRGNGAGRSGQRLSYSGPSENGGVETSNAESEDSASEQQGTRRERRAAARAESKKGKKR
- a CDS encoding ribosomal subunit interface protein (product_source=TIGR00741; cath_funfam=3.30.160.100; cog=COG1544; pfam=PF02482,PF16321; superfamily=69754; tigrfam=TIGR00741), with product MDIVVKGRNVEVPTHYQQHVDEKLSRLDRYDRKAMRADVELRHERNPRQAKNCQRVEITLKGRGPAVRAEASAVDFYAALDAASTKLENRLRKMHDRRKVHYGRRNPRSVAEATAAMADRPVAVAGAGGTTGGRTRTTLLEPPADQLRHDSAEGNSTVSDSAVSNQRASRTTEPPAGGAGFPQQREESSDYEPGRIVREKEHPATPMTVDQALYEMELVGHDFYLFFDAEADKPSVVYRRRGFDYGVIRLA